The nucleotide window gcccgcccgccgcacCCGCAGCTCGCAGGCGTCCTGCGGCCCCGAGTCGTCGGGCTCCGAACTCGCCCCGGCCGCGCCGGCGCCCCGGATGCTGCAGGGGCTGCTGGGCTCCGACGACGAGGAGCAGGAGGACCCCAAGGACTACTGCAAGGGTGAGGCCCGGCGGGCGGCCCGGCGGCGGGAGGGGTGGGCCGGGCGCGGCACCCCGACCGCGGGGCCCCGCCGCCCACCGCCCGGCTCCCGTCCGCAGGCGGCTACTACCCGGTGAGGATCGGCGACCTGTTCAATGGGCGGTACCACGTGGTGCGCAAGCTGGGCTGGGGCCACTTCTCCACCGTGTGGCTCTGCTGGGACATCCAGtaagcacccccgccccccggccccgggcccgccGCGAGGCCCCCGGGCTCTGGCCCGCCGGCAGCCGACGCAGGCCTTGGGGTTGCAGGCGCAAGCGCTTCGTGGCCCTGAAAGTGGTGAAGAGCGCGGGGCACTACACGGAGACGGCCGTGGATGAGATCAAGCTCCTGAAATGTGTGAGGCGcctccctccccgctccccgctccccgctccggCGGGGCGGAGTTCCCGGAGTTCCCGGAGGGGCAGGCTCCAGCTGGCAGGGGCAGGCCCCGAGGCCCAGACGAGGGCCCGAGGTGCCCCGGGGGTGCCCCAGGCGGCAGCTGGCGCGGGGCACGCCGGAGCCAGTAGTGTCCCCTTCGCTCCAGGTCCGAGACAGTGACCCCAGTGACCCCAAGAGAGAGACCATCGTCCAGCTCATCGATGACTTCAGGATCTCAGGGGTTAACGGGGTCCGTATCCTTCCCAGCGTGGCAACGGCAGGGCCAGCTCCTGCCATCCCAGCCACTAGGTCCTCAGTTTCCCGATCTGCGCTTCTCCCTTCCAGGGACACTAGTCCACAGAATAGCCCCAGCGCTTTGGGGGTTTGTGTTTATacgtggggggagggggagcacatGGCCAGGTTGACACTGGTTGTTCATGGGCATTGCTGAGTTACCCCAAATGGCAGCAGCTGCCTCTGTGGCCTCACCCGGGCTCTGGGACGAGCACAGAAGGTACCATTCCAACTGGCACACCTGAGAGCGACAGGGACCCTCTAATGACATCAGGAGGGTGGTGACTGTGCACCCGCAGAGCCTCGGGTGGGTGGGGCCTGCGCCCCAGCTGTGCCTGCTGGCCGCCCTTCACTCCCAGCCCCAGATGTGTGCATGGTGCTGGAAGTCCTGGGCCACCAGCTCCTCAGGTGGATCATCAAGTCCAACTACCAGGGCCTGCCCGTGCCCTGCGTCAAGAGCATCGTGCGGCAGGTGAGCGTTGTGTGCTCCACGGGACAAGTGTGACAGGCAGACGGACGGGGCTGCTCGAGCTCACCTGGCCCTCCTCAGGTGCTGCACGGCCTGGACTACCTCCACACCAAGTGCAAGATCATCCACACCGACATCAAACCCGAGAACATCCTGCTGTGTGTGGGTGACGCCTACATCAGGCGCCTGGCCACTGAGGCCACCGAGTGGCAGCAGTCAGGGGCACCGCCCCCGTCCCGCTCCACAGGTAGCAGGAgctggtgggcggggggggggcctgtgggcctcagcccctgcctgagtctctgttcctctctctcccccaacgctcccctgccctcccagtCAGCACTGCCCCCCAGGAGGTCTTGGTAAGTTGGGGTGCCCCTCTCCCTGggcttcctctccctgcctcctcagaGCTCCCTCCTTGGGTCTCTggtcccacccccccacctctccccccagGATGAGGGTGACACACAGCGTGGGTCACAAACCCTAAACTGTCCTCGGGGGCTGCTGGGCTTGCCACTGCCTCAATGGAAGAACGCTGCGTCTAGGGCCAGGTGGGGCCCAGAGCATCCCCaggggagcccccccaccccagaggcaGACCCATCAGCTCCTTTGCAAACTGCAGCTTTGGGGAGACCAGAGGGGGATGGAGACAGGAGGCAGGTGAAGGGCtggtgccaggggtggggggctggagtCTGGTGATGTTCGGTCACCCAAAGTAGCCCTGGGGCCCGGAGGCCTTGGCCCCTGCGAGGCATGCAGGCACCGGCAGAGGCTTGGGTTGGTCAGGGGGTGGGTGAAGGGAACCCGGGGGTGACCCTGGCTCTACTGGCAGACCGGTAAGCTGtcaaagaacaagaggaagaagaTGCGGCGCAAACGGAAGCAGCAGAAGCGGCTGCTGGAGGAGCGGCTGCGGGACTTGCAGAGGCTGGAGGCCATGGAGGCGGCGGCGCAGGCTGAGGGTGAGGGCCCCGAGGGTGAGGGCCCAAGGGCGTGCCCACCAAGCACAGCCACCAGGGCCTCTGCTCACACGctgcctctgcccatctccccagACGCCGGCTCCAGGCTAGAGGGGGGCAGCGGCTCCACCTCCTCTTCCGGCTGCCACCCTGGGGGGACCAGGGCtggcctctcccctgcctcctcttcccccgCTGGAGGGGGCGAGCGCAGCCTCAGCCCGGGCTCCCAGACCTCAGGCTTCTCCggctcccttttctctcctgCCTCGTGCTCCATCCTCTCAGGCTCCTCCAACCAACGGGAGACCGGGGGCCTCCTGTCACCCAGCAGTAAGTTGGGCAGGGCCTGTGGGTAGACTTGGTGGGTGGCCGGCGGGCAGggctgcctgcccccaccccaggccagctcagtctctccccacttctcttccttctccagcaCCGTTTGGTGCCTCAAACCTCCTGGTGAACCCCCTAGAGCCCCAAAACGCAGACAAGATCAAGATCAAGATCGCAGACCTGGGCAACGCCTGCTGGGTGGTATGAGCTGGCCTGGAGAGCAGAGCTGGGCACCCTGCTGAGGGCAGGGGCGCAGGCCCGCTCCCAAGGAGCCCGTTGGGGCCCACAGTGCCACTCGACCAGACCCCAGGGTCTGCCTCATGACTCAGACCCAGGACTGGGCCCAAACCAGCATCTGTCCCATCCAGTCAGCGGAACTGGACCCACTGCAAGGGGCGGGGAGGCCAGTCCCTCTCGGGACCTCTGGGGACCCTGAGGCTGAGCGAACCCCACTGGGCTCCTTGGGTTCATGGGCCCAGAGGCGGTGGGAGATGGTGGGGGCCAGTGGGGGCAGGCCGGCTGTGGCCCCGGctgctccccagggctccccttgCCTCCAGCACAAGCACTTCACCGAGGACATCCAGACTCGCCAGTACCGGGCTGTGGAAGTGCTGATCGGAGCGGAATACGGGCCCCCCGCCGACATCTGGAGCACGGCGTGCATGGTATGCCTCagctggggctgcccagggccagcCCACCGGCTGGCAGCCTCACCTTCTCCCCCTTCCAGGCCTTCGAGCTGGCCACCGGCGACTACCTATTCGAGCCTCACTCTGGAGAAGACTACAGTCGTGACGAGGGTAGGGGGAGGCCGGCCCTGGGCTCAGCCTCGGGGCCTCCCAGCCGCCCGGCTgccccccagcctcctctctgtCTACAGACCACATCGCCCACATTGTGGAGCTTCTGGGAGACATCCCCCCAGCCTTTGCCCTCTCAGGCCGCTACTCCCGGGAGTTCTTCAACCGGAGAGGTAGGACTGAGCAGGCTCCGTTCTCCTGGATGTCCAGGGTAGGGCAGGGCCCACAGGCtcccaagcagggggagtgccGGGTCCCGGGGCCCTCCCGGCAGAGCCTCACCCAAGgccactgcccccccaccccccaggagagCTGCGGCACATCCACAACCTCAAGCACTGGGGCCTGTACGAGGTGCTCATGGAGAAGTACGAGTGGCCCCTGGAGCAGGCCACGCAGTTCAGCGCCTTCCTGCTGCCCATGATGGAATACATCCCCGAAAAGCGGGCCAGCGCCGCCGACTGCCTCCAGCACCCCTGGCTCAACCCCTAGGCCTCGACGGGCACTTTGTGCAGCTTGAGGCGGGCCTTGATCACCCTCATGCCCCTCCCAGTGCCTTCAGGGAAGGCGGGATGCCTCCTGCCACCCTCCTGGGTGCCAGCTTTCTCATAGCCCGTGGCAGGGCAGGAAGATGCTGGAGCCTGGCCCACCGTTTAGAATTCGTTCTGCCCCCAACCCTCACAAAGGGCCCTGAGTGGGAAGTGTGcgtatttcttttcttaataaagtGTGAGCTGAAACGTCAGCATCCTGGAGTGACAGGAGCGCGGCGGCCgagagaggggacagagggtgGTTTATTCTCGGTCTGCCCACCCACCTGGCTGCAGTGCCGGCAGTGGGAAGGGGTAGCGGGTGGAGGCAGTCCCAGGGACCGCCTAGGCTTCCACGGCCCGGCCGTTGATGATGCGGATGTGGCGGATGATGTCCTGGATGGCTTCCGACGTAGTGCCTTGGCCTCCTATGTCGGGGGTGTGCATCTGCGGGAGACAGACAGGCTCGGGCACACACACCCGGGACCTGCCAACACCTGACCCCCACCCTGTAGGCAGCCCGAGGGCAGCCCACTATCTCCCATGGCTTGGAGGGGCAGCGGGACCAGCTCAGGTCCAGAAAGCCCTACCCTGCCTGGTTCCGCCCTCCCCTTGGGGGCAGTGGGAGGTGCCAGGTCACCACTTCCTGCCCCTCAGATGGCACACCAGCTCCAGCCCTcctgggggaaggggctggggggaaggcaggggaggggagaagcgGAGCCTCACATTTTCGTTGTCCATGGATGCCAACACGGCCTTACGGATGGAAGTGGCGTAGGAATGCAGCCTAAGGAGGGAGAGCAGCTTTCAAACCCTTGGGGCCGGGGGCTGCCAGGGGGGCTGCCAGTGGGGCATCGAGAAGTCACTTACTTGAGGTGGTCAAGCATCATGCAACTTGCCAGCAGCGTGGCTGTGGGGTTGGCGATGTTCTTATTGGCGATACTCTTGCCTGTGTTCCTTGTAGCCTAGAAGGGGTGAGACAGGGGAGGCGGTGGCGAAGGTCACAGTGTTTGGTATGTGACTGTGCTGGCACAAAGCCTCCACAACAGGCCAgcccacagagacagagagcaagtcAGTGGGTGCCCTAGGCTGGGGCGGGGATGCTCGTGAATGTGGCCACAGTCCCCTCTCagggtgatggaaatgctctgGAACTAGACAGAAGAGACGGTGGCCCAACACCATGTGTGCACTTAATACCGGAGTTGCTCATTTTAAATAGTTTCCCTCTGTTATGTCAATTTtgcctcactttttaaaaaaagactaaaaaatagaaactaatagGTCCACTAAATGTGGTCTGTTTCTCCGTATAATGAAATgtgactcagccataaaaaagaacaaagctctGAGCTGTGCTACAGCGTGGATGGGCCTTAAAAACACTAGACTGgggcaaaataaaaaaacaaactccacTAAGGCAAAGAAACTAATCATAAAAGGCCACATGCCATAAGACTCCatttgtaggggcacctgagtggctagcgtctgactcttgatttcggctcaggtcatgatctcagagccccgtgtggctcagcagggagtctgctccttcgTCTCCTCTGCCCCTACTCATGTGCGCTTatgcttctcactctctcaaatcaatcatcaatcttaaaaaaaaacaaaataaaaacccacgTCCATTTGTAGGAGATGGCCAGAAGAGGCCAATGCACAGGGGCAGAAAGCAGATGAGTGGtggccaggggcggggggggggggtgtgggtgacAGTGACAAATAACAAGTACGAGGCTTTCCTTTTTGGGGGGATGACGACGTCCTGGAACGAGTcaatggtgatggttgcacaactctgaataacCTAAAACCACTGAATCCTCACACTTCCAGTGAATTGAATGGTCTGCGAGCTATAGAGCACCCAGGGGCCAGCAGCCCTAGGCGCCACTCACCGTCTCAAACACAGCGTACACGTGGCCATAGTTGGCCCCGGCCACAAGGCCAGGGCCCCCCACCAGTCCCGCGCAGACATTGTTGACAATGTTACCGTAGAGATTAGGCATCACCATGACATCAAACTGCTGTGGCCTCGACACCAGCTACAGGAACGGAGGAGACAGACGGGAGCGTGAGCACGGGAAGCCCACGGTGCCCGAGGCAGGCGGCCATGGGGCCCGGCAGGCCAGCTACCTGCATGGTGGTGTTGTCCACGATCATATTCTCAAAGGTGATCTGCGGGTAGCGGGCTGCCACTTCCTTGCAGCACTGGAGGAAAAGCCCATCGCCCAGTTTCCTAGGAGGGGGACACAAGACACCAGCTTGGCCACTCTAACAGCCAGTTGGAGGAATGGGGTGTGCGGATGGCCACAGAAGCTGGGTTCCAACCTCCGACCAGCCCCCCGCCTGTGAGACAGGCATAATCCCGCTTGCCCTCCCCGAAGCATGCAGTGCGGTAGAGCCTCGCCTGGGAACCAGGCAAGGGGACACAGCCCTGAGTGTGGCCCCTCGGTGGGCGGCCAGGGCTCCGGGCTCCAAGTCCCTGAGAGCGGGCCCCAGGAGCGTGTTCGGTTCAGCGGTTTCCCAGGCGCCTGCAGAACGGGCAGGAGCACGGCAGCGGCGGGGCATACATGATGTTGGCCTTGTGCACAGCAGTCACTTTCTTGCGCCCGCTCTCCTGGGCCAGTTTGAAGGCATACTCAGCAATGCGCAGGGACTTGGCCTTGGTGATGATCTTCAGGCTCTCCACCACCCCAGCCACACtctgggacagggacagggagaagagACCCTCTGGCCCAGGTTTCTCTTCGAGGCCTGGCCTTCGTTACTGTAGACCCCAGCCAGGCTTATCCCCAGCCCTGATGACCCGAGGGGAGAAGGGGACAGCCCGGGTCTCACCCACCTCGTGTTCCAGGCTGCTATACTCGCCCTCTGTGTTCTCCCGGACAATGAGGATATCGATGTCCCTGTGCCGGGTCACCACTCCTGGCAGGCTCTTGCAGTGGATGACATTGGCATAGAGGTCCAGGCTGGTGCTGGGGACACGGAGAGAAGAGGAGATGGCCAATTCCACAACTGTCTGCCAGCACGCTCCACACCTGCACTGAGCCCCAACCCTGTGCACCTGGTTCTCACCGAAGGATGTTGTTTCGGGATTTGTGGGATGGTGGCAGGTTATGGTTCGTTTCGATGTTGCCTGCAAGACAGACGAAGACAGGCTGGAGGGGGGCCCCAGGCTCAGCCATACCACCGTATTCCCCTCCCTGAACAAAGGAACGCATGCCAGAGGCAGCTCCAACCAGGAGAGAAGATGGCTTTCAACAGCAGAAATAGTTCACAGAACGCCAGAGTGTAACCTGCACCGTAAGCCCCGTGGGGGCAgagggtgtgcgtgtgtgcatgcgttTGCTTCATGGATGGGTTCCGAGGACCTagagcagcacctggcacatagcaggcacttgATAAACACtcactgactgaatgaatgaacaaatgaatgaacaagggCTGGCAGTTAGCCAAGAGATCTTGCCAGACCCTGGGCAGGAAACGGCAAGATCAGGGTCTGGCTGGTTAGAAAGTGACCACTCCTGCTTACTAACAGGCTGGCTAGCCAGGCTGGCGCCAGCAATGTGACCTTGACCAGTGTCACTGTCAGGCCCTGTGTCGAGGTGCCACATGAGCCCCAGCTCAGGGGCACATGGGGGCTGCCTGGAGAAGACTATAGCTTGGCCCGGGCTGGACCCAGGGCAAAAGAGAACGGAGCAGCAGGGGGCCAGTTGCCACTGGGAAAAGGCGGTTCTCCCGAGGGTGCCGAGTAGGCTTTTCTCAGAGCCCACGGGGCCCATGGCCCCCTCCGAGTCACATCCTGCCCACGCTGCCTTCGCCCAGTGTCTTAGGCACCTTGCAGATGCCACGTCAGCTCCACCTCTTGACTGCCAGGGCCTGGGACTCTAGCCGGGTTTGGCTTTGCTCACACAGAGCAGGTGATGGGCTCTAGCTTACAAAATGAGTAATACAAAGAGTTTAAAGACATGTACCAAACCGAGGTGACCTCAGGAAGGGCTAGAATTCCCGTG belongs to Canis lupus familiaris isolate Mischka breed German Shepherd chromosome X, alternate assembly UU_Cfam_GSD_1.0, whole genome shotgun sequence and includes:
- the SRPK3 gene encoding SRSF protein kinase 3 isoform X2, whose protein sequence is MSASAGGGGGGDSGGSSSSSQASCGPESSGSELAPAAPAPRMLQGLLGSDDEEQEDPKDYCKGGYYPVRIGDLFNGRYHVVRKLGWGHFSTVWLCWDIQRKRFVALKVVKSAGHYTETAVDEIKLLKCVRDSDPSDPKRETIVQLIDDFRISGVNGVHVCMVLEVLGHQLLRWIIKSNYQGLPVPCVKSIVRQVLHGLDYLHTKCKIIHTDIKPENILLCVGDAYIRRLATEATEWQQSGAPPPSRSTVSTAPQEVLTGKLSKNKRKKMRRKRKQQKRLLEERLRDLQRLEAMEAAAQAEDAGSRLEGGSGSTSSSGCHPGGTRAGLSPASSSPAGGGERSLSPGSQTSGFSGSLFSPASCSILSGSSNQRETGGLLSPSTPFGASNLLVNPLEPQNADKIKIKIADLGNACWVHKHFTEDIQTRQYRAVEVLIGAEYGPPADIWSTACMAFELATGDYLFEPHSGEDYSRDEDHIAHIVELLGDIPPAFALSGRYSREFFNRRGELRHIHNLKHWGLYEVLMEKYEWPLEQATQFSAFLLPMMEYIPEKRASAADCLQHPWLNP
- the SRPK3 gene encoding SRSF protein kinase 3 isoform X1, producing the protein MSASAGGGGGGDSGGSSSSSQASCGPESSGSELAPAAPAPRMLQGLLGSDDEEQEDPKDYCKGGYYPVRIGDLFNGRYHVVRKLGWGHFSTVWLCWDIQRKRFVALKVVKSAGHYTETAVDEIKLLKCVRDSDPSDPKRETIVQLIDDFRISGVNGVHVCMVLEVLGHQLLRWIIKSNYQGLPVPCVKSIVRQVLHGLDYLHTKCKIIHTDIKPENILLCVGDAYIRRLATEATEWQQSGAPPPSRSTVSTAPQEVLTGKLSKNKRKKMRRKRKQQKRLLEERLRDLQRLEAMEAAAQAEDAGSRLEGGSGSTSSSGCHPGGTRAGLSPASSSPAGGGERSLSPGSQTSGFSGSLFSPASCSILSGSSNQRETGGLLSPSTPFGASNLLVNPLEPQNADKIKIKIADLGNACWVHKHFTEDIQTRQYRAVEVLIGAEYGPPADIWSTACMAFELATGDYLFEPHSGEDYSRDEGRGRPALGSASGPPSRPAAPQPPLCLQTTSPTLWSFWETSPQPLPSQAATPGSSSTGEESCGTSTTSSTGACTRCSWRSTSGPWSRPRSSAPSCCP
- the IDH3G gene encoding isocitrate dehydrogenase [NAD] subunit gamma, mitochondrial, whose product is MALKVAAVVRGAPKAVLRPALLCRPWEVLGAHEVPRRSVSQQTIPPSAKYGGRHTVTMIPGDGIGPELMLHVKSVFRHACVPVDFEEVHVSSNADEEDIRNAIMAIRRNRVALKGNIETNHNLPPSHKSRNNILRTSLDLYANVIHCKSLPGVVTRHRDIDILIVRENTEGEYSSLEHESVAGVVESLKIITKAKSLRIAEYAFKLAQESGRKKVTAVHKANIMKLGDGLFLQCCKEVAARYPQITFENMIVDNTTMQLVSRPQQFDVMVMPNLYGNIVNNVCAGLVGGPGLVAGANYGHVYAVFETATRNTGKSIANKNIANPTATLLASCMMLDHLKLHSYATSIRKAVLASMDNENMHTPDIGGQGTTSEAIQDIIRHIRIINGRAVEA